The DNA window GCGCTCCAGCACCAGCCCCCCGCGGGCGACGCGGTAGTAGTCGGGCGTCACCAGCCCGGCCACCACCGCCTCACCCAGACCCCAGGTGGCCTCGATCACCCGCTCGTCGGCACCCGTCGTCGGATGCCGCGTGAAGAGGACCCCGGCGCAGTCCGCCGGGACCAGGCGCTGGATGACGATGCCCATGCGCGGCTCTGGCGGCAGACCGAGCTTGAGCCGGTAAGCGCGCGCCGACGCGGTGCGTCCCGAGCCATGCACCTTCCGGATGGCATCGAGCAGCGCGGCCTGCGTGCGCACGTTCAGCTCCGTCGCGTGCTGCCCGGCGAAGCTCGCGTCTGCCGCATCCTCCCCGACGCCCGACGATCGAACGGCCACCGGGCCTGCCAGCCCCGAGAATGCATCGACTACGCGACCGATGGCGCCCTCCTTCCCAGCCACGACCTCGTCGACGAAGTCGGAAGAGAGTGCCCAGGCCGGCGGCACGGGCAGGCCACTCCGATGCGCCTGCCCGAGCTGCACGGCCTTGCCTCCGAACTCGATCTCGCGCTCGGCGTGCTCGACCCGCGCCAGCACTGGTTGAACTGCGCTCATGGCGACACCTCCTGCGGTGCGCGCGCCTCTGCCGCTGGACGGGGTGCTGCGGGGGCGGACAGGACCGTCACCTCCCCGGTCGCGCCGTCCACGCGCACCCGCGCTCCATCGGGGATGGTCACGGTCGCGACCTTGGTCGCGACGATGCCCGGAATCCCGTACTCGCGGGCCACGATCGCCGCGTGGGAGAGCTGACCTCCTCGGTCCGTCACGATCGCGCCCAGCAGCGGCAGCACCACGTTGAAGTAGGCCGACGTCGCGCGCGTGATCAGCACGTCCCCCTTCTGCAGCCGGTCGAAATCGACCGGATCGATCACCACCCGCGCAGTCCCCTCGTAGACCCCGGTGTTGATGGACAGCCCCTGGACGACCGTCCTGGGAGACGACGGCTCCGGCGTCGCCGGGACCTCGAGCTCCGTCATCATGTCCTCCTGCACCGCGTTCATCGCGCGCGCCACGCGCTGCATCGTCGCCGGCAGGACATCGAGGGGAGGGTGCGGCCCAGGCGGCGCGTTCAGCCAGGGGGGGGCCTCCGCGAGGGTCATGTTCATGCGCCAGAGCCGGTGCTTCTCGATCTCGGTGATCGACGGGCCGCTGCGGCCACGCAGCAGATCGATCATCTCCTCGATCTGGAGATCGACCACGTGCTCTGCGTCCTCGAGCTTCCCGGCGGCTACGAGCCGACGACCCACTTCCAGCACCGCCCGCCGCGCGAGCCCCGTCCCCACGCTGTCCGAGTACAGCCCGCGCTCGTCGCGCAGCCGGTTCACCGCCCGCGCCTCTTCGAGCAGCGCGTCGAAATCTCCGCGAAGCCCGAACGGCACGCGCTGCCGCAGCGCAGCCTGCTTCTCGCCGAGATCGTCCAGCGACCGCTCCTGCGTGTCGCCGCTCACCGCCACCCGGATGGCGCGCACCAGCATCTCCGGCAGCTCGCCGATGGTCTTGTCGGGCACGTCGTACCCGATCGAGCGATGGCGCACGACGTCGAGGTAGGCGCGCGCAGCTGGCCCGACCTCACCGGGCAGCGCCATCAGGGCGTCGAGCGCCGCCTGCGGAGCGCCCTCGCGCTCCAGCACCTTGCGCCCCTCCTCGCTGGCGCGGAGCGCCTTCACGAGCACGTCGAGTTCTGCCGCTGCGATGCCCTTGGCCACCGGCGTCGATCCCCGGAGCAGCTCCAGCGCCTCGCCGGAGGACGCCCCCGTCCACGCGCAGACGTTCGCCAGGTAGTCGCCGACCGGAAGGACGGAGGGGACGCTGTAGCGATGGTGCATGACGATCATGGCCTCCATGTGGGCCTGGGCGCGACGCAGATGGGTGATCAGCCCCTCCGTGTCCAGCGTCTGCGGATCCTCGGCTTGCAAGGCCTCGTGCTGCGCGACGCACTGCGGCTGGTCGACGTGATCCCACCGATCCAGATCGATGCGCCACTGCTTGATCGCGAAGGCGTGCGCGCACTTTGCCGCGCTCGCGCGCATCGCGGGCAGCAGGCGAACCACGAGCCACACCAGCGCCTTCGGCGGCGGCCCGGGCAGCCAGCTCATCGAGCCCCCGCCCGTGCGCTGCATGTAGACGAAGCCGTTCACCATGCCGGGAATGAAGGGCACCTGGATCCCGTAGGGGTCCACGCTCTCGCGGAAGCCCTGGGGAAACGCGCGGACCAGGAGCTGCTGCGAGAAGCGCGTGATCGGGCGCGAGAAGTGGCTCGTCTCCAGCTCCCACGGACCCGGCGCAGGCGCCTCGAACTTCACGTCGGCGAACAACGGTTGATGCTCCCTGTCCAAGGCCCGCGCCCTCCTTCCGCCCTCTCCCAGCGCCACCGCGTGCGAGCTGCTCGGCTCGGGACGACCCCGCGGGATGGAGCGGGCTCGTCGCGGTCAAATTGCAACGAAACGTTGCGATTCTGTAACAGAGCCGTAACAACGGCGCCTCGTCAAAAAGCAACGTCAGCGTTGCTTTCATCCGACAAGGGCGCACAGCCGTGTACCCGCATCCGTGTGCAACGGACCGAAACCACGGCGCTTCTTGCGAGGGTCGGGCGCACCGACCGAACCGTGGACGACGGGGTCAGGGGCGCTTGCGGAGGTCGATGCGCTTGAGGGCGTCCAGCTCCGCGCGCGCTCGGTCGGCTTCTTCTTGGAGTTTCTCCAGCCGCCCTCGCATCAGCGCCAGCTCACCGAGCAGCTTGCCTCGCTCGTCGCGGGCCTCCTCGAGCCGCAGCTCGATGTCGGCGATCTCGTACCAGAGCTCGTCCCCGCGGAGCGCGAGGGACTGCAGCTCCGCCTGGAGGCCCTCGCGCCGACTCTCTTCTTCCCTCAGCGCCTGACCCGAGCGGGCTCGGGCGTCGAGCTGATCGACGATCAGCCGACCCTGCCGCGCCCAGTGGCTCGTCGGATGGGCAGCCGAGAGGGCCTCGACGGCGCTGCGCACGCGCCCCTGCTCGTCGGTGGGATCGTCGACGAGCAACACCATGATGCGTCCGAACGCCGCGTGCGCGCGCTCTTCGGGGAAACGCGCCCGGGCTGCGTCGCGCTCGTACTCCGCGCCTGCCCCGGTGAAGTCGCCGCGCGCGAAGAGTGCGTCGCCTGGGAGGGACGCGCGGGGAACGATGGGGACCTCGGCGCAGCCCGTCGCACCGAGCGTGCCGAGGCCGACGACGACGAGCGCCAGGGCCGTGGTGAGCGAGGGCAGGAGCCGCGGCGGCGCGGTGCTGCCCTTGCGGTGGAGCGGGAGCACGACGGTGAACTCGGCGCCGCCGCCCGTCGGGGAGAAGGCCCCGATCCAGCCCCGGTGCGCCGAGACGATGTCCCGACAGATCGCGAGACCGAGCCCGACGCCGGAGCCCGAGCCGCGTGCCGCGTTCCTGCCGCGCGAGAAGCGGTCGAAGATGCGGCGACCCTCGTCCTCGGCGAAGCCTGGCCCCGTGTCGCGCACGCGGATGCGGGCGACGCGACCCCGCGGCCGGCTGTCGTCCGGACCGAGGAGATCCGTGTCGATCTCGCTGGCGTCCACGGTGTCGACGTACACGTCGAGCGAGCCGCCGCGCGGCGTCACCTTGAGCGCGTTGTCGACGAGGTTCTGCACCACCTGGGCGATCCGATCGGCGTCGCAGAGGACGGGGATGGGGTCGTCCTGGGTGGCGATCGCGAGGTGGATCCCCAGGTTGAGCGAGCGGGCCTCGAGCACGTCGGCCGCCCCCCGGACCACGGCGCAGAGATCGTGGGCCGAGTACACGTAACGGAGACCGGCCGCGTGCGCAGAGGCGTCGAGCAGATCGGAGATCATCGCCTCCAGACGTCGTGCCGAGGAGAGCTGGAGATCGAGCATGCGGCGCTGTCGCTCGTCGAGGGGACCGACCACCTCGTCGAGCAGGAGCTGGTTCGTCTCGATCATTGCCACGATCGGCGTCTTCAGCTCGTGCGAGATGTGCGAGACGAAGGCGGACTTGAGCCGCTCGAGCTGCTCCAGCTCGTCGACCATGGCATTGAAGGAGCCGGCGAGCTGCGCCAGCTCGTCGCGCGACCGCACGTCGAGGCGCACCGAGAAGTCACCCGCGGAGACGGCGCGCGTGCCGGCGACCAGCGCGCGCAGCGGGCGGCTGATGGAGCGCAGCATGAATGCGAGGACGGTGAGGCTGCCCAGCAGCGCCACGACCGCGGCGGCGAACGACAGGTTCGCGGCCTCCTCGCTGCGCGCGAGCGCTGCGGCGGAGCGCTGTGCCATGGAGCGTCGAGAGCTGCGGGACAGCTCCGTGGTGGCTTGACGGACGGCGTCGAGCGACGCCTCCAGAGCGTCCACGCGATCCGCGGTTCCGGTCATGTGGTGGAGCCGCTCGACGCCGAAATCGTCCAGGTGCTGCTTGAAGGCCGCGTGCAGCCCTGCGGCGGCGACCCGCTCGGTAGCGTCCAGGGGCAGGTTGCGGAGCGCGGCGAGCTCCCGGGAGAGCGCCGTCTCCAGCTCGAGCACGCGTTCGGCGTACCCGGGATCGCGGCTGACCAGGTACTTGCTCGCGGAGGACTCGAGCGGATCGAGGAGGCGCCGCGCCTCTGCTGCGCGATCGGTTGCGGCGACCTGGACCTCGACGGTCTCCACGTTGAGCCTCGCCAGCTCGTCCACGCGCGCCACGAGCCAGAGCGTGACGCCGACGAGTGCGACGAGCGCGACGCTGACGCCGATCGTGATGCGCCCGACGACGGTCATACCCCGAAGGTCTTGAGCTTGTTGCGCAGCGTCTTCACGTCGATGCCGAGACGGCGCGCCGCCTCGGCCTTGTTGTTGCCAGCACGCCGCAGCGTCTCCAGGATCAGGATGCGCTCGGCCTCCGCGCTCGTGACGCCCTCCGGCAGGACGATCCCCGTCGGTGGTGCCGGCTTCTGCGGCTCGGGCTCTCCGAAGGGGAGGTGCCGCGCCGAGATCACGCCCTCGCGAGCGAACACCACCGCCCGCTCGACGAGGTTTCGCAGCTCGCGGACGTTCCCCGGGAAATCGTGGGCCGAGAGCGCCGCCAGCGCGTCGTCGGACAGGCCGGTGACCCGCGCGTTGTGGCGCTGGTTGGAGAGGCCGATGAAGTGCCTCGCGATGACGGGGATGTCCTCTCGCCGCTGTCGGAGCGGATCCACGTTCACGCGCAGCACGTCGAGGCGAAACAGCAGATCCGCCCGCAGGTGCCGCTCCTCCACCGCTTGCATCGGATCGCGGTTGCTCGCGGCGATGACGCGGACATCGAAGCGCAGCTCGCGCGTGCTTCCCACGGGGCGCACGACGCCGTCCTCCAAAACACGCAGGAGCTTCGCCTGCAGCCCGATCGGCATCTCGGTGATCTCGTCGAGGAACAGCGTGCCCCCGTGGGCGAGCTGGAACATCCCCACCCCGGCGTCGGTGGCGCCCGTGAACGCGCCCTTCGTGTGACCGAGCAGCAAGGAATCGGTGAGCCCCTCCGGGATCGCCGCCGCGTTCACCGGGACGAACGGCCCTTTCCGCCTTGGCCCCAGGTCGTGGATCGTGCGGGCGACCAGCTCCTTGCCCGTCCCGCTCTCGCCGATGATCAGCGCCGTCGCGTCACTCTCGGCCACGCGCCGGATCAGCTCCCACAGATGGCGCTGCGAGGCCGAAGCACCCACCAGCGGACCGAGGCGATCCGTCCCTCGCAGGTCGACCGGCTCGCCCGCCGCGGGCGCCTCCGCCCGGGTGCGCTCGTCTCGCTCGCGCGCGAGCAGATCCAGCCGCTCCCGCAGGGCCGTGTAGTCGAGCGGCTTCGTCAGGAAGTCTGCGGCACCGCGCCGCATCGCCTCGACCGCCGTGCCGATGGAGCCGTACGCCGTGATGAGGAGCACCACCCGATCCGGACGCTCGACCTTCAGCGTATGGAGCAGCTCCACACCGCCCAGGTCGGGCAGGACCACGTCCGAGATGACCACCTCGGCGTCGAACACCGCCACGGCCGCCCTGGCCGCAGCGCCGCTGTCCGCCGTGCGCACCTCGTGACCCCACTGCGAGAGGCGCGCATGCAAGACCTCTCGCATCGCGGGCTCGTCATCGACCACCAGGATTCGCAGTGCCGCCATTGAAATTAGAGGAGGGCCGACCTTAGCACGCTGCGCCATGAGTGCCTGTCGGGCAGATTTCCCTGCTTGGCCCTGCGCCGCCCCCTTACGGCAGGGAATTCTTCCCTGATGGGGGCCTGAAAATGTGGGCAGAAGTCCGCATCGACGCCGCACCACCAGGGCACTCGTGCCCGCCCGCTCCAACCTTTGGGGGCGCTGCGTCACCCGAGCGGCCTCGCCTCCCACCTGGAACTCGCAGGGATCGCTCTGTCCAGGTCACCGGCACGCCTACCCTCGATCCTCCGCGTCCCTATAAAGGGACGGCTCCATGGAGGAACAGCCTTCGAGGCCTCCGTGGGCTCCCGATTCGTGCTGGCCGTGTGCTCGCGCCATGGCTCCGCGCGCTGGCATGCGACACGCCACGAGAGGAAGTCCGGTGCTGAGTATCGAACAGGAGAAAATTCAGGCGCTCGAAGCGGAGAACGAGAGGCTCCGGGCGCGGATCGAGGAGCTGGAGCACCAGCTCCGTGGGGACCCCGGCTCCGAGGGGCCGGCGTCCCACAAGGTGGAGGGCGTCTCCTACGAGACCATCTTCAACGCCCTGCCCGTGCCCTTCGCCATCTACCGCGCCGACGGCGTGGTCGTCGCCTTCAACGACGTGAACTGCCGTCGCTTCGGCGTCTCTCGGGATCAGGTCGTGGGCAAGATGAACGTCTTCGACAGGAAGTCGCTCGCCGAGAGCGGCTACCTCGACGCGCTGGGGCGAGCGCTCGCTGGCGAGGTCGTGCGGCTCGCCCCGACCCTGCTCCAGAACCCTACCTCCGGGCGACGTTTCTGGATCGAATCGACCCTGGCGCCCATCCCGGACGACTCCGGCGTGAAACTCGCTGCGGCGATCACCTTCGACATCACCGAGCAGAAGGAAGCCGAGGAGGCGCAGCGCCGGAAGGCTGCGCTGATGGAGGCCGTCCTCCTGAGCGCCCCGTTCCCCCTGGTCGTGCGCGACCTCGAAGGGCGCCACATCTTCGCGAACGACCAGATCGAGGAGATCGTGGACCGGACGCCGGACGAGCTACTCGGAACGACGGTGCTCGACGTGGTCGGCCCCGAACTCGCGGACATGCTCCTCGAGACGGACGCCGCATGCCTTGCTTCCGGAAAATCCTCCACCGTCGAGCACCGCGTGACGCTCCAGGACGGGGAACACACCCTGCTCTACACGACGTTCCCCCTCCACGACACCACGTTCGGCCCCATGGGCGTCTGCGCCACCGCCATCGACATCACCGCGCGCGTGGCCGCCGAAGAGAAGACCCGACAGCTCCAGGAAGAGATGCTCCAGATCCACCAGGAGACGCTGCGCACCGTCTCCACACCGCTGATCCCCATCGCCCGCGGTGTCGTGGTGATGCCCCTCGTCGGGGAGATGACGAGAGAGCGCGCCTCTCAGGCGATCGAGACGCTTCTCGATGGCATCGCCACGCAGCAGGCCAGGATCGCCATCCTGGACGTCACAGGCGTCCCGCAGGCTGGAACGGAAGTGACCGACGCCCTCCTCAAGGCCGCCCGGAGCGCCAAGCTCCTCGGCGCCGAGGTCTTGCTCACCGGGATCCGCCCCAGCGTGGCGCAGGCGCTGGTCGAGCTGGGCGCGGATCTCACCGACGTGATCACGCAGGGGACGCTGGCGCAGGGCATCGCCTATGCGCTCGACAAGCGCCCTGCGCGGCGAGCTGGCTAGCGGTCGCGGAAGCCCTCGGCAGGGCTCAAGCGGGCGGCGTAGGTGCTCGGGAT is part of the Chondromyces crocatus genome and encodes:
- a CDS encoding sensor histidine kinase — protein: MTVVGRITIGVSVALVALVGVTLWLVARVDELARLNVETVEVQVAATDRAAEARRLLDPLESSASKYLVSRDPGYAERVLELETALSRELAALRNLPLDATERVAAAGLHAAFKQHLDDFGVERLHHMTGTADRVDALEASLDAVRQATTELSRSSRRSMAQRSAAALARSEEAANLSFAAAVVALLGSLTVLAFMLRSISRPLRALVAGTRAVSAGDFSVRLDVRSRDELAQLAGSFNAMVDELEQLERLKSAFVSHISHELKTPIVAMIETNQLLLDEVVGPLDERQRRMLDLQLSSARRLEAMISDLLDASAHAAGLRYVYSAHDLCAVVRGAADVLEARSLNLGIHLAIATQDDPIPVLCDADRIAQVVQNLVDNALKVTPRGGSLDVYVDTVDASEIDTDLLGPDDSRPRGRVARIRVRDTGPGFAEDEGRRIFDRFSRGRNAARGSGSGVGLGLAICRDIVSAHRGWIGAFSPTGGGAEFTVVLPLHRKGSTAPPRLLPSLTTALALVVVGLGTLGATGCAEVPIVPRASLPGDALFARGDFTGAGAEYERDAARARFPEERAHAAFGRIMVLLVDDPTDEQGRVRSAVEALSAAHPTSHWARQGRLIVDQLDARARSGQALREEESRREGLQAELQSLALRGDELWYEIADIELRLEEARDERGKLLGELALMRGRLEKLQEEADRARAELDALKRIDLRKRP
- a CDS encoding PAS domain S-box protein, producing MLSIEQEKIQALEAENERLRARIEELEHQLRGDPGSEGPASHKVEGVSYETIFNALPVPFAIYRADGVVVAFNDVNCRRFGVSRDQVVGKMNVFDRKSLAESGYLDALGRALAGEVVRLAPTLLQNPTSGRRFWIESTLAPIPDDSGVKLAAAITFDITEQKEAEEAQRRKAALMEAVLLSAPFPLVVRDLEGRHIFANDQIEEIVDRTPDELLGTTVLDVVGPELADMLLETDAACLASGKSSTVEHRVTLQDGEHTLLYTTFPLHDTTFGPMGVCATAIDITARVAAEEKTRQLQEEMLQIHQETLRTVSTPLIPIARGVVVMPLVGEMTRERASQAIETLLDGIATQQARIAILDVTGVPQAGTEVTDALLKAARSAKLLGAEVLLTGIRPSVAQALVELGADLTDVITQGTLAQGIAYALDKRPARRAG
- a CDS encoding PEP-utilizing enzyme — translated: MFADVKFEAPAPGPWELETSHFSRPITRFSQQLLVRAFPQGFRESVDPYGIQVPFIPGMVNGFVYMQRTGGGSMSWLPGPPPKALVWLVVRLLPAMRASAAKCAHAFAIKQWRIDLDRWDHVDQPQCVAQHEALQAEDPQTLDTEGLITHLRRAQAHMEAMIVMHHRYSVPSVLPVGDYLANVCAWTGASSGEALELLRGSTPVAKGIAAAELDVLVKALRASEEGRKVLEREGAPQAALDALMALPGEVGPAARAYLDVVRHRSIGYDVPDKTIGELPEMLVRAIRVAVSGDTQERSLDDLGEKQAALRQRVPFGLRGDFDALLEEARAVNRLRDERGLYSDSVGTGLARRAVLEVGRRLVAAGKLEDAEHVVDLQIEEMIDLLRGRSGPSITEIEKHRLWRMNMTLAEAPPWLNAPPGPHPPLDVLPATMQRVARAMNAVQEDMMTELEVPATPEPSSPRTVVQGLSINTGVYEGTARVVIDPVDFDRLQKGDVLITRATSAYFNVVLPLLGAIVTDRGGQLSHAAIVAREYGIPGIVATKVATVTIPDGARVRVDGATGEVTVLSAPAAPRPAAEARAPQEVSP
- a CDS encoding sigma-54-dependent transcriptional regulator, translating into MAQRAKVGPPLISMAALRILVVDDEPAMREVLHARLSQWGHEVRTADSGAAARAAVAVFDAEVVISDVVLPDLGGVELLHTLKVERPDRVVLLITAYGSIGTAVEAMRRGAADFLTKPLDYTALRERLDLLARERDERTRAEAPAAGEPVDLRGTDRLGPLVGASASQRHLWELIRRVAESDATALIIGESGTGKELVARTIHDLGPRRKGPFVPVNAAAIPEGLTDSLLLGHTKGAFTGATDAGVGMFQLAHGGTLFLDEITEMPIGLQAKLLRVLEDGVVRPVGSTRELRFDVRVIAASNRDPMQAVEERHLRADLLFRLDVLRVNVDPLRQRREDIPVIARHFIGLSNQRHNARVTGLSDDALAALSAHDFPGNVRELRNLVERAVVFAREGVISARHLPFGEPEPQKPAPPTGIVLPEGVTSAEAERILILETLRRAGNNKAEAARRLGIDVKTLRNKLKTFGV
- a CDS encoding PEP/pyruvate-binding domain-containing protein, whose product is MSAVQPVLARVEHAEREIEFGGKAVQLGQAHRSGLPVPPAWALSSDFVDEVVAGKEGAIGRVVDAFSGLAGPVAVRSSGVGEDAADASFAGQHATELNVRTQAALLDAIRKVHGSGRTASARAYRLKLGLPPEPRMGIVIQRLVPADCAGVLFTRHPTTGADERVIEATWGLGEAVVAGLVTPDYYRVARGGLVLERRAGDKDLAILWAEAGGTKEVDVEPHRVSALCLDDARLAQLDALATACESAFGGAQDLEWAFEGDRLYLLQRRAITRG